In Halobaculum sp. XH14, a single genomic region encodes these proteins:
- a CDS encoding AAA family ATPase: MSGGDRLVVVCGLPGAGKTTVAAEIAERIDAELLRTDVVRKDVVPEPEYTPEETRRSYDELFDRAAAAVAEHGAVVLDGTFRQARYRAEVRAVAGDVGASFDLVKVECDEETVRERITAREGDESDADFGVHELIREEFEAVSAPDLTVDNSGDLPETRRQVDAMY, encoded by the coding sequence ATGTCAGGAGGGGATCGACTCGTCGTGGTGTGCGGGCTGCCGGGGGCCGGGAAGACGACCGTCGCGGCCGAGATCGCCGAGCGCATCGACGCCGAACTGCTCCGGACCGACGTGGTCCGCAAGGACGTCGTCCCCGAACCGGAGTACACCCCCGAGGAGACCCGCCGGTCGTACGACGAACTGTTCGACCGCGCGGCCGCGGCCGTCGCCGAGCACGGCGCGGTCGTCCTCGACGGGACGTTCCGTCAGGCGCGCTACCGGGCGGAGGTCCGGGCGGTCGCGGGTGACGTCGGCGCGTCGTTCGACCTCGTGAAAGTCGAGTGCGACGAGGAGACCGTCCGCGAGCGAATCACCGCCCGGGAGGGCGACGAGAGCGACGCCGACTTCGGGGTCCACGAACTGATCCGCGAGGAGTTCGAGGCCGTGTCGGCCCCCGACCTCACCGTCGACAACTCGGGCGACCTCCCCGAGACCCGCCGACAGGTCGACGCGATGTACTGA
- the trpD gene encoding anthranilate phosphoribosyltransferase, which translates to MSTIQTLVERVTEGDDLTVAESREAATLVFEEATEAQIGALLAALRAKGETEAEIAGFAQGMRDAARTIDPAGDPLVDTCGTGGDDYDTINVSTTSAIVAAGAGVTVAKHGNYSVSSSSGSADVLEVAGVEIDAEPPAVERAIERDGIGFMLAPVFHPAMKAVIGPRKELGMRTLFNVLGPLTNPAGAEAQVLGVYDPDLVPLLADALTHMPTDRALVVHGDGADEIALHGPTTVAEVDGDDVTEFTLTPEDFGLEGAPVADIAGGTPEGNARDLEGIVTGEVTGPKRDVILANAGAAIYVAGEADSIEDGVDRAASAIDVGDAADTLAAMRQ; encoded by the coding sequence ATGTCCACAATACAGACGCTCGTCGAGCGCGTGACCGAGGGCGATGACCTCACCGTCGCCGAGTCGCGCGAGGCGGCGACGCTCGTGTTCGAGGAGGCGACGGAGGCACAGATCGGCGCGCTGCTCGCGGCGCTGCGCGCGAAAGGCGAGACGGAGGCCGAGATCGCGGGCTTCGCGCAGGGGATGCGCGACGCGGCCCGGACCATCGACCCGGCGGGCGACCCGCTCGTCGACACCTGCGGCACCGGCGGCGACGACTACGACACGATCAACGTCTCGACCACCTCGGCCATCGTCGCGGCCGGCGCGGGCGTGACGGTGGCGAAACACGGCAACTACTCCGTCTCCTCCTCCTCCGGGAGCGCGGACGTGCTGGAGGTCGCTGGCGTCGAGATCGACGCCGAACCGCCGGCCGTCGAGCGCGCCATCGAGCGCGACGGCATCGGATTCATGCTCGCGCCCGTGTTCCACCCTGCCATGAAGGCAGTCATCGGCCCGCGCAAGGAACTCGGGATGCGGACGCTGTTCAACGTGCTCGGCCCGCTGACGAACCCCGCCGGCGCGGAGGCGCAGGTGCTGGGCGTGTACGACCCCGACCTCGTCCCGCTGCTGGCCGACGCGCTGACGCACATGCCGACCGACCGCGCGCTGGTCGTCCACGGCGACGGCGCCGACGAGATCGCGCTCCACGGCCCGACCACGGTGGCGGAGGTCGACGGCGACGACGTGACGGAGTTCACGCTGACGCCCGAGGACTTCGGCCTCGAGGGCGCGCCCGTCGCCGACATCGCGGGCGGGACGCCCGAGGGCAACGCCCGGGACCTGGAGGGAATCGTAACCGGCGAGGTGACCGGGCCCAAGCGGGACGTCATCCTCGCCAACGCCGGGGCGGCGATCTACGTCGCCGGCGAGGCAGACAGCATCGAGGACGGGGTCGACCGCGCCGCGAGCGCCATCGACGTGGGGGACGCCGCCGACACCCTGGCGGCGATGCGCCAGTGA
- a CDS encoding phosphoribosylanthranilate isomerase, with product MTRVKVCGVTNATDLRAVAEAGADAVGVIADVPVDTPREVNLATAADLAAAAPPFLTTTLVTMPVEAQDAVDAARLVDPDVLQLHGDDLGPTDIGYVRAEAGVKVVPVVDHADADRARELDEAADAIVVDSTSEEGAGGTGETHDWGATAELARELVSPVILAGGLTPENVAAAISTVEPFAVDVASGVEQSGGAKDHTAVARFVRNAGRSLGEAEEVHG from the coding sequence GTGACCCGCGTGAAGGTCTGTGGCGTCACGAACGCCACCGACCTCCGGGCGGTCGCGGAGGCGGGCGCCGACGCGGTCGGCGTCATCGCCGACGTGCCGGTGGACACGCCCCGCGAGGTGAACCTCGCCACCGCGGCCGACCTGGCGGCCGCCGCGCCGCCGTTCCTCACGACGACGCTCGTCACGATGCCGGTCGAGGCCCAGGACGCCGTCGACGCCGCGCGACTGGTCGACCCCGACGTGCTCCAGTTGCACGGCGATGATCTGGGCCCGACCGACATCGGCTACGTCCGCGCCGAGGCGGGCGTCAAGGTCGTCCCCGTCGTCGACCACGCGGACGCCGACCGCGCCCGGGAGCTCGACGAGGCCGCCGACGCCATCGTGGTCGACTCCACGAGCGAGGAGGGCGCGGGCGGCACCGGCGAGACGCACGACTGGGGGGCGACCGCCGAACTCGCCCGGGAGCTCGTCTCGCCGGTTATCCTCGCCGGCGGGCTCACCCCGGAGAACGTCGCCGCGGCCATCTCGACGGTCGAGCCGTTCGCCGTCGACGTCGCCTCCGGCGTCGAACAGTCCGGCGGTGCGAAGGACCACACGGCGGTCGCGCGGTTCGTCCGCAACGCCGGCCGGTCGCTCGGCGAGGCCGAGGAGGTCCACGGCTGA
- the trpE gene encoding anthranilate synthase component I — MGEDAELDRTREAFVELAESADGPAVVHLTAGVDADVEPLTAYAALSDRSDHSFLLESARKVASSDPAGAFAPSAGGDPTAEGGAGTDGDTPAGPADAGAERHARFSFVGYDPEAVVSVYPDRTELAALGPAAEYVETGGDDVVDRVRAALPDAERVGFPDSDRQTLDGGLVGFLAYDAVYDLRLGAVGVERPDPIVPDAEFVLTTRTLAFDDREGTVRLVFTPVVGPDADPGAVYDELAAEASDVEATLRSADPPETRGIRRTGGTAGPRDAYEAAVETAKEHVLDGDIYQGVISRTRTVEGAVDDLSLYESLRAVNPSPYMYLLRHGDRSVVGASPETLVSVQGDRVVSNPIAGTCERGSSPVEDRRLAGEMLADGKERAEHTMLVDLARNDVRRVSAPGSVRVEEFMNVLKYSHVQHIESTVTGTLAADADAFDATRATFPAGTLTGAPKVRAMELIDELELAPRGVYGGGVGYYSWSGDADFAIVIRTATVEHGALGSSGDGRRVGGEAEDELTVRAGAGIVADSDPASEYEETEQKMGGVLDAVERVLVGEGSGRLDDDSAGRVGDEEGSDSGCPAGESGPLAGSEADR; from the coding sequence ATGGGGGAGGACGCCGAACTCGATCGCACGCGCGAGGCGTTCGTCGAACTCGCCGAGTCGGCCGACGGTCCCGCGGTCGTCCACCTCACCGCCGGCGTCGACGCGGACGTGGAGCCGCTGACCGCCTACGCCGCGCTCTCGGACCGGTCGGACCACTCGTTCCTGCTGGAGAGCGCGCGGAAGGTCGCCTCCAGCGACCCGGCCGGCGCGTTCGCGCCAAGCGCCGGCGGCGATCCGACGGCGGAGGGCGGGGCGGGAACCGACGGCGACACCCCGGCGGGCCCCGCGGACGCCGGCGCGGAGCGACACGCCCGCTTCTCGTTCGTCGGCTACGACCCCGAGGCGGTCGTCTCCGTCTACCCCGACCGGACCGAACTCGCGGCGCTCGGCCCGGCGGCCGAGTACGTCGAAACCGGCGGCGACGACGTGGTCGACCGCGTCCGCGCCGCGCTGCCCGACGCCGAGCGCGTCGGCTTCCCGGACTCGGACCGGCAGACGCTCGACGGCGGCCTCGTGGGCTTTCTCGCATACGACGCGGTCTACGACCTGCGGCTCGGGGCGGTCGGGGTCGAGCGTCCCGACCCGATCGTCCCGGACGCGGAGTTCGTGCTGACGACGCGGACGCTCGCGTTCGACGACCGCGAGGGCACCGTCCGGCTGGTGTTCACGCCCGTCGTCGGTCCGGACGCGGACCCGGGCGCCGTGTACGACGAGCTCGCCGCGGAGGCGAGCGACGTCGAGGCGACGCTCCGGTCGGCCGACCCGCCCGAGACGCGGGGAATCAGGCGGACCGGCGGGACGGCGGGCCCGCGGGATGCCTACGAGGCGGCGGTGGAGACCGCGAAGGAGCACGTCCTCGACGGCGACATCTACCAGGGCGTGATCTCCCGGACCCGGACCGTCGAGGGGGCGGTCGACGACCTCTCGCTGTACGAGTCGCTGCGGGCGGTGAACCCGTCGCCGTACATGTACCTGCTCCGGCACGGCGACCGGTCGGTCGTGGGCGCGTCGCCGGAGACGCTCGTCTCGGTGCAGGGCGACCGGGTCGTCTCGAACCCCATCGCGGGGACGTGCGAGCGCGGCTCCTCGCCGGTCGAGGACCGCCGGCTCGCGGGCGAGATGCTCGCGGACGGGAAGGAGCGCGCCGAACACACGATGCTCGTGGATCTTGCGCGCAACGACGTCCGGCGCGTCTCCGCCCCCGGCTCCGTCCGGGTCGAGGAGTTCATGAACGTCCTGAAGTACAGCCACGTCCAGCACATCGAGTCCACGGTGACCGGGACGCTCGCGGCCGACGCGGACGCGTTCGACGCGACGCGCGCGACGTTCCCCGCCGGCACCCTGACCGGCGCGCCGAAGGTGCGCGCGATGGAGCTCATCGACGAACTCGAGCTCGCACCGCGCGGCGTCTACGGCGGCGGCGTCGGCTACTACTCCTGGAGCGGCGACGCCGATTTCGCCATCGTCATCCGGACCGCGACCGTCGAGCACGGCGCGCTCGGCAGTTCCGGGGACGGTCGCCGGGTCGGCGGCGAGGCGGAGGACGAACTCACCGTCCGCGCGGGCGCGGGAATCGTCGCCGACTCCGACCCCGCGAGCGAGTACGAGGAGACCGAGCAGAAGATGGGCGGCGTGCTCGACGCCGTCGAGCGCGTGCTCGTCGGCGAGGGTTCGGGGCGGCTGGACGACGATTCGGCAGGGCGGGTCGGCGACGAGGAGGGCTCCGATTCGGGCTGTCCCGCCGGCGAGTCCGGGCCGCTCGCCGGGTCGGAGGCCGACCGATGA
- the trpG gene encoding anthranilate synthase component II — protein sequence MNVTVLDNYDSFTYNLVEYVSDLDLPDGRPSIEVLTNDVPLAAVRDADPDALVISPGPGHPKNDRDVGVTMPVLRELSPTVPTLGVCLGLEAAVYEYGGTVGHAPEPIHGKAFPVEHDGAGVFAGLDQGFRAGRYHSLVATAVPDCFDVTATTDHGGESLVMGVRHREHPIEAVQFHPESVLTAVGHDVVANFLTECV from the coding sequence ATGAACGTCACCGTCCTCGACAACTACGACTCGTTCACGTACAACCTCGTCGAGTACGTCAGCGACCTCGACCTCCCCGACGGCCGGCCGTCCATCGAGGTGCTGACGAACGACGTCCCGCTGGCGGCGGTCCGGGACGCCGACCCGGACGCGCTGGTCATCAGTCCCGGCCCCGGCCACCCGAAGAACGACCGCGACGTCGGCGTAACGATGCCGGTCCTGCGGGAGCTTTCCCCCACGGTCCCGACGCTGGGCGTCTGTCTCGGCCTGGAGGCGGCGGTGTACGAGTACGGCGGGACGGTCGGGCACGCGCCGGAACCGATCCACGGGAAGGCGTTCCCGGTCGAGCACGACGGCGCGGGCGTGTTCGCGGGCCTGGACCAGGGGTTCAGGGCGGGCCGGTACCACTCGCTCGTCGCCACCGCGGTGCCGGACTGTTTCGACGTGACGGCGACGACAGACCACGGCGGGGAGTCGCTCGTGATGGGCGTCAGACACCGCGAGCACCCGATCGAGGCCGTGCAGTTCCACCCGGAGTCGGTGCTCACGGCGGTGGGACACGACGTCGTGGCGAACTTCCTGACCGAGTGCGTCTGA
- a CDS encoding adenosylcobalamin-dependent ribonucleoside-diphosphate reductase, with product MSRADLGADELDLPIKRTEGNTLRERLTGNAYDNILPARYLRKDADGNLTETQEELFVRVAENIALAEAVYEADKRGVEVTVTPDQLKPDHPRRDELAAEVFGKGVSPEDDAETTLSVHNVNKFAYDTVVPDLPDDVAAHVEDVADEFRELMEQLSFMPNSPTLMNAGDELQQLSACFVDSPGDDIDDIHQTAKEAAQVFQSGGGMGYAFWKLRPYGDAVGSTGGIASGPITFMRTFDQMCETIAQGGARRGAQMGVMRVSHPDVIQFIHAKNKDVSLANTLKLNDPDDYTHTSFADALEEARELIGEDGKVPKHLRNAVEGHLSNFNISVGVTDDFMDALEAGEEFTFTNPRTEEPHVATPETKELYDMFGLGEHVEVGETLSVPAEALWEHIVAGAHENGEPGIVYLERINKLHSFDVEEHPEHRILATNPCGEQPLEEYEACNLGHINLSTLAATDAPDWRVWSEEHAGEFDSQADAVEVFLEDAMDWEAFDHRIAYGTRFLENVVTMSDFPVEEIERKVREMRKIGLGVMGLAQLYIQLGVRYGSDVGNEIADQLMTHINHGSKWTSHVLAEQRGSFDDWDDSKYANPTEHAEWFEQYVGEDPEQWADGFPIRNHNTTTIAPTGTTSMVGNTTGGCEPIYNVAYYKNVSDDVQGDEMLVEFDDYFLRTLEANGIDVEAVKREAQEQMAANEFDGVDGLDTVPDAIGELFVVTGDLTAKDHAGVQVACQAGVDSAISKTVNAPNDSTVEDADEVFRYIYEHGGKGVTYYRDGTRSKQVLTTRADNAEFADESEAAEALVDQISEVFGGIEGFLENEDVRAAVDAEVEGLLEAADGEQPTVDYTEKRPRPDSLRGITQLIQTGYGKVYVTINEDPSTGEPFELFANIGHSGGFTNSFTESLAKVISTALRSGVDPSEIVDELQGTRSPKVAWDKGEQIQSIPDAIGTALRRYLDDEVDKGYPDQQTLDEVEEDAGGPEIPEADGGSATAESPNDDGPMADAVDELIANGESPECPDCGSMTLYYSEGCKTCESCGWSEC from the coding sequence ATGAGCCGCGCGGACCTCGGCGCGGACGAACTCGACCTCCCGATCAAACGTACCGAGGGGAACACCCTCCGGGAGCGACTCACCGGTAACGCCTACGACAACATCCTGCCCGCGCGCTACCTCCGCAAGGACGCCGACGGCAACCTCACCGAGACCCAGGAGGAGCTGTTCGTCCGCGTCGCGGAGAACATCGCGCTCGCCGAGGCCGTCTACGAGGCCGACAAGCGCGGCGTCGAGGTGACGGTCACGCCAGACCAGCTCAAGCCCGACCACCCGCGCCGCGACGAACTCGCTGCGGAGGTCTTCGGCAAGGGGGTCTCCCCGGAGGACGACGCCGAGACGACGCTTTCGGTCCACAACGTCAACAAGTTCGCCTACGACACGGTCGTTCCCGACCTCCCCGACGACGTCGCCGCCCACGTCGAGGACGTGGCCGACGAGTTCCGTGAGCTGATGGAGCAGCTCTCCTTCATGCCGAACTCGCCGACGCTGATGAACGCCGGCGACGAGCTCCAGCAGCTGTCGGCCTGCTTCGTCGACTCGCCGGGCGACGACATCGACGACATCCACCAGACGGCCAAGGAGGCCGCCCAGGTGTTCCAGTCGGGCGGCGGCATGGGCTACGCGTTCTGGAAGCTCCGCCCGTACGGCGACGCGGTCGGCTCCACCGGCGGCATCGCCTCCGGACCGATCACGTTCATGCGGACGTTCGACCAGATGTGCGAGACGATCGCACAGGGCGGGGCCCGCCGCGGCGCCCAGATGGGCGTCATGCGCGTCTCCCACCCCGACGTCATCCAGTTCATCCACGCGAAGAACAAGGACGTCTCGCTGGCGAACACGCTGAAGCTGAACGACCCCGACGACTACACCCACACCTCCTTCGCGGACGCGCTGGAGGAGGCCCGCGAGCTCATCGGCGAGGACGGCAAGGTGCCAAAGCACCTCCGCAACGCCGTCGAGGGCCACCTCTCGAACTTCAACATCTCCGTCGGCGTCACCGACGACTTCATGGACGCGCTGGAGGCCGGCGAGGAGTTCACGTTCACCAACCCGCGCACGGAGGAGCCCCACGTCGCCACGCCCGAGACGAAGGAGCTGTACGACATGTTCGGGCTCGGCGAGCACGTCGAGGTCGGCGAGACCCTCTCGGTGCCCGCCGAGGCGCTCTGGGAGCACATCGTCGCCGGCGCCCACGAGAACGGCGAGCCGGGGATCGTCTACCTCGAGCGCATCAACAAGCTCCACAGCTTCGACGTGGAGGAGCACCCCGAGCACCGCATCCTCGCGACGAACCCCTGCGGCGAGCAGCCCCTCGAGGAGTACGAGGCCTGCAACCTCGGCCACATCAACCTCTCGACGCTCGCGGCGACCGACGCGCCCGACTGGCGCGTCTGGAGCGAGGAGCACGCCGGCGAGTTCGACTCGCAGGCGGACGCAGTCGAGGTGTTCCTGGAGGACGCGATGGACTGGGAGGCGTTCGACCACCGGATCGCCTACGGCACCCGGTTCCTGGAGAACGTCGTCACGATGTCGGACTTCCCGGTCGAGGAGATCGAGCGGAAGGTCCGCGAGATGCGCAAGATCGGGCTCGGCGTCATGGGGCTAGCACAGCTGTACATCCAGCTGGGCGTCCGCTACGGCAGCGACGTCGGCAACGAGATCGCCGACCAGCTCATGACCCACATCAACCACGGGTCGAAGTGGACCTCCCACGTGCTCGCCGAACAGCGCGGCTCGTTCGACGACTGGGACGACTCGAAGTACGCGAACCCGACCGAACACGCCGAGTGGTTCGAGCAGTACGTCGGCGAGGACCCCGAGCAGTGGGCCGACGGCTTCCCGATCCGCAACCACAACACGACGACCATCGCCCCGACGGGGACGACCTCGATGGTCGGCAACACGACGGGCGGCTGTGAGCCCATCTACAACGTCGCCTACTACAAGAACGTCTCCGACGACGTGCAGGGCGACGAGATGCTCGTCGAGTTCGACGACTACTTCCTCCGCACGCTGGAGGCGAACGGCATCGACGTCGAGGCCGTCAAGCGCGAGGCCCAGGAGCAGATGGCCGCGAACGAGTTCGACGGCGTCGACGGGCTCGACACCGTCCCGGACGCCATCGGCGAGCTGTTCGTCGTCACCGGCGACCTCACCGCGAAGGACCACGCGGGCGTGCAGGTGGCCTGCCAGGCCGGCGTCGACTCGGCCATCTCGAAGACGGTGAACGCGCCCAACGACTCCACCGTCGAGGACGCCGACGAGGTGTTCCGCTACATCTACGAGCACGGCGGCAAGGGCGTCACCTACTACCGCGACGGCACCCGCTCGAAGCAGGTGCTCACGACCCGCGCGGACAACGCGGAGTTCGCCGACGAGAGCGAGGCCGCCGAGGCGCTCGTCGACCAGATCTCGGAGGTGTTCGGCGGCATCGAGGGGTTCCTCGAGAACGAGGACGTGCGCGCGGCCGTCGACGCGGAGGTCGAGGGGCTGCTCGAGGCGGCGGACGGCGAGCAACCGACCGTCGACTACACCGAGAAGCGCCCGCGCCCCGACTCGCTGCGCGGCATCACCCAGCTCATCCAGACGGGCTACGGGAAGGTGTACGTCACCATCAACGAGGACCCGAGCACCGGCGAGCCGTTCGAGCTGTTCGCCAACATCGGCCACTCGGGCGGGTTCACCAACTCCTTCACCGAGTCGCTGGCGAAGGTCATCTCCACGGCGCTGCGCTCGGGCGTCGACCCGAGCGAGATCGTCGACGAACTGCAGGGCACACGCAGCCCGAAGGTCGCCTGGGACAAGGGCGAGCAGATCCAGTCCATCCCGGACGCCATCGGCACCGCGCTCCGGCGCTACCTCGACGACGAGGTGGACAAGGGCTACCCGGACCAGCAGACGCTCGACGAGGTCGAGGAGGACGCGGGCGGGCCGGAGATCCCCGAGGCGGACGGCGGCTCCGCGACGGCCGAATCACCCAACGACGACGGGCCGATGGCCGACGCGGTGGACGAACTCATCGCCAACGGCGAGTCGCCCGAGTGTCCCGACTGCGGCAGCATGACGCTGTACTACTCGGAGGGCTGCAAGACGTGCGAGTCCTGCGGCTGGTCCGAGTGCTAG
- a CDS encoding DUF5778 family protein, protein MTETLDDDLYERTKALLEPGDIELEGLIVHTDLGGEDDLELHELTVELNDVVADHAGKGETYIHAGNDDPDFASNQFQGRTLEDESFVWECQQLLREGSFAIVCYFEATADTEAIAADVEALGHRTTVVR, encoded by the coding sequence ATGACCGAGACGCTCGACGACGACCTCTACGAGCGGACGAAGGCGCTGCTGGAACCCGGCGACATCGAGCTGGAGGGCCTCATCGTCCACACCGACCTCGGGGGCGAGGACGACCTGGAGCTCCACGAACTCACCGTCGAGCTCAACGACGTCGTCGCGGACCACGCGGGCAAGGGCGAGACGTACATCCACGCCGGCAACGACGACCCCGACTTCGCCTCGAACCAGTTCCAGGGCCGCACGCTGGAGGACGAGTCGTTCGTCTGGGAGTGCCAGCAACTGCTCCGCGAGGGCTCGTTCGCCATCGTCTGCTACTTCGAGGCCACGGCCGACACCGAGGCCATCGCCGCCGACGTGGAGGCGCTCGGCCACCGGACGACGGTCGTTCGCTGA
- a CDS encoding Lrp/AsnC family transcriptional regulator translates to MTQVESDADLSTLDRAVVNAFQGGFPVVAEPWEPAATALRERGVDVTGPELLAAVRDLDERGVLSRFGALVNAEEIGGTATLVAMHAPPERFEAVAETVNGYREVAHNYEREHPHLNMWFVLSVASEPQGASDGRGGTASERVEEVLASIEADTGQETYNLPKQREFHVGAKFLLDGPVSAGDLDLSGLGPDVTPTDGGTITPDERDLVVEIQGGLPITETPYADVAAELDQPTEWVVETIKRFDLEGKVRRVGVIPNHYALGYTENGMTVWDVPDDVLDEVGETVAELGFVTHCYHRPRHEGVWPYNFFAMTHGRDEAESERRVEQVRETMTEFWDVADGDWDTLFSTRILKKTGIRLAERADVEPEE, encoded by the coding sequence ATGACCCAGGTCGAGTCCGACGCCGACCTCTCGACGCTCGACCGCGCCGTCGTCAACGCCTTCCAGGGTGGGTTCCCCGTCGTCGCAGAGCCGTGGGAGCCGGCCGCAACGGCGCTCCGCGAGCGCGGCGTGGACGTGACCGGCCCGGAGCTGCTCGCGGCCGTGCGGGACCTCGACGAGCGCGGCGTCCTCTCGCGGTTCGGCGCGCTCGTGAACGCCGAGGAGATCGGCGGCACCGCGACGCTCGTCGCCATGCACGCCCCGCCCGAGCGGTTCGAGGCGGTCGCGGAGACGGTGAACGGCTACCGCGAGGTGGCCCACAACTACGAGCGCGAGCACCCCCACCTCAACATGTGGTTCGTGCTAAGCGTCGCCAGCGAGCCGCAGGGGGCCTCGGACGGCCGCGGTGGAACCGCGAGCGAGCGCGTCGAGGAGGTGCTCGCGAGCATCGAGGCCGACACGGGCCAGGAGACGTACAACCTTCCCAAGCAGCGGGAGTTCCACGTCGGCGCGAAGTTCCTGCTGGACGGCCCCGTGTCGGCGGGCGATCTGGACCTCTCCGGGCTCGGACCTGACGTGACTCCCACCGACGGCGGAACGATCACCCCGGACGAGCGCGACCTCGTCGTGGAGATCCAGGGCGGCCTCCCGATCACCGAGACGCCGTACGCCGACGTGGCCGCCGAACTCGACCAGCCGACCGAGTGGGTCGTGGAGACGATCAAGCGGTTCGACCTCGAGGGGAAGGTGCGCCGCGTCGGCGTCATCCCGAACCACTACGCGCTCGGCTACACCGAGAACGGCATGACCGTCTGGGACGTCCCCGACGACGTGCTGGACGAGGTGGGCGAGACGGTCGCGGAGCTGGGCTTCGTCACCCACTGCTATCACCGCCCGCGCCACGAGGGCGTCTGGCCGTACAACTTCTTCGCGATGACCCACGGCCGGGACGAGGCCGAGAGCGAGCGCCGGGTCGAGCAGGTGCGCGAGACGATGACCGAGTTCTGGGACGTCGCTGACGGGGACTGGGACACGCTGTTCTCGACGCGCATCCTGAAGAAGACCGGAATCAGGCTGGCCGAGCGCGCCGACGTGGAACCCGAGGAGTGA
- a CDS encoding precorrin-2 dehydrogenase/sirohydrochlorin ferrochelatase family protein, with the protein MIPLLHDFTDETVVVFGGGPVGARKARRFAPEARTVVVSPAFCDSSFGDADLVRAEPTPADVGEFVASLDPALVVAATDDGAVNDAAESAAREAGALVNRADASGGRDAGSVVVPATVREDPVVVALATGGTAPALSRYLRERVEEEVEHAGEMATLVGEIRDELREGDASPSERRDAVRAVVRSSAVWKGLQDGVANARQEADRVMQGVLDD; encoded by the coding sequence ATGATCCCGTTGCTCCACGACTTCACCGACGAGACGGTCGTCGTCTTCGGCGGCGGGCCGGTCGGCGCGCGGAAGGCCCGGCGGTTCGCCCCCGAGGCGCGCACGGTCGTCGTCAGCCCCGCGTTCTGTGACTCGTCGTTCGGCGACGCGGACCTCGTCCGCGCGGAGCCGACGCCGGCCGACGTCGGCGAGTTCGTCGCCAGCCTCGATCCGGCGCTCGTCGTCGCGGCGACCGACGACGGGGCGGTCAACGACGCCGCGGAGTCGGCCGCCCGCGAGGCCGGCGCGCTGGTGAACCGGGCCGACGCCTCGGGAGGCCGCGACGCGGGCAGCGTCGTCGTGCCGGCGACCGTCCGCGAGGACCCGGTCGTCGTCGCGCTGGCGACCGGCGGCACCGCGCCGGCGCTCTCGCGCTACCTCCGGGAACGGGTCGAGGAGGAGGTCGAACACGCAGGCGAGATGGCGACGCTCGTCGGCGAGATCAGGGACGAGTTGCGCGAGGGAGACGCGTCCCCATCGGAGCGCCGTGACGCGGTTCGGGCGGTCGTGCGGTCGTCCGCGGTTTGGAAGGGTTTACAAGACGGGGTCGCCAACGCTCGCCAAGAGGCAGACCGGGTAATGCAGGGGGTACTCGATGACTGA